The proteins below come from a single Anguilla rostrata isolate EN2019 chromosome 3, ASM1855537v3, whole genome shotgun sequence genomic window:
- the dnajc28 gene encoding dnaJ homolog subfamily C member 28 isoform X2, translating to MLRCVVWAELRMALLPPRGAPAVCQFSHAPQRSLRESYRLLQLPDPPYSQAQVKEAYLRMAKLYHPDSGTPTANSALFSQIQEAYRTVLAHLSRQGAEAQLEAEDEEECEPKGQAPQHRQYLSYEGVGSGTPSQRERVYRQHRVDRAAQQVLEYRQREQERAAARDEGAVSDRQAHKRSRHAKITQAVERLVEDLILESMARGDFQNLSGAGKPLAKFNHNPYADPMTHNLNRILIDNGYQPQWIVVQKEIREAVERLRAGLLQCRAGFGDPMTPAEQDRWEEHCQAAGDHLTRLNKKVDDFNLIVPLLSKQMVHFSLQRELDRALQTDRERRQERERERERERRKREEMTASGRGIFSWVQNLLK from the coding sequence ATGCTGCGGTGTGTGGTCTGGGCGGAGCTACGGATGGCCCTGCTGCCCCCCCGAGGCGCCCCCGCTGTCTGTCAGTTCAGCCACGCCCCCCAGAGGAGCCTGAGGGAGAGCTATCGGCTGCTGCAGCTGCCGGACCCGCCCTACAGCCAGGCCCAGGTGAAGGAGGCCTACCTGCGCATGGCCAAGCTGTACCACCCCGACTCCGGCACGCCCACCGCCAACTCCGCCCTCTTCTCCCAGATCCAGGAGGCCTACCGGACAGTGCTGGCCCACCTGTCCCGACAGGGCGCGGAGGCACAGCTGGAGgcggaggatgaggaggagtgTGAGCCGAAGGGCCAGGCACCCCAGCACAGGCAGTACCTGAGCTACGAGGGGGTGGGGTCGGGCACGCCCAGCCAGCGCGAGCGCGTGTACCGGCAGCACCGCGTGGACCGCGCGGCCCAGCAGGTCCTGGAGTACCGCCAGCGGGAGCAGGAGCGGGCGGCGGCGCGGGACGAGGGCGCGGTGTCGGACCGCCAGGCGCACAAGCGCAGCCGCCACGCCAAGATCACGCAGGCCGTGGAGCGCCTGGTGGAGGACCTCATCCTGGAGTCCATGGCCCGCGGAGACTTCCAGAACCTCAGCGGGGCCGGGAAGCCCCTCGCCAAGTTCAACCACAACCCCTACGCCGACCCCATGACCCACAACCTCAACCGCATCCTCATAGACAACGGCTACCAGCCGCAGTGGATCGTGGTCCAGAAGGAGATCCGGGAGGCGGTGGAGAGGCTGAGGGCGGGGCTGCTGCAGTGCCGGGCCGGGTTTGGGGACCCCATGACCCCCGCCGAGCAGGACCGGTGGGAGGAGCACTGCCAGGCCGCCGGTGACCACCTGACCAGGCTCAACAAGAAGGTGGACGACTTCAACCTGATCGTCCCGCTGCTCAGCAAGCAGATGGTTCACTTCAGCCTTCAGCGCGAGCTCGACCGAGCCCTACAGACCGACAGGGAGAGacgacaggagagagagagggagagggagagggagaggcgaaagagagaggagatgacGGCGAGTGGGCGGGGGATCTTTTCCTGGGTCCAAAACCTGCTGAAGTGA
- the LOC135251908 gene encoding potassium voltage-gated channel subfamily E member 1 has product MPQRNNTDLQDLLASWLQHCLNRTWGTTLSQGTATQPPAFPQSPNPTGGEGVVYILLMVGLFSFFTFGIMLSYIRSRKMENSQDPYHQYIAHDWTRDMAPPPSTTISKVMGRSAFDHTLLKKEPVVIGNPTALAQLPG; this is encoded by the coding sequence atgccacagagaaacaacacagaCCTGCAGGACCTCCTGGCCTCTTGGCTGCAGCACTGCCTGAACAGGACGTGGGGGACCACATTATCTCAGGGGACTGCCACCCAGCCGCCAGCGTTCCCCCAGAGCCCAAACCCGACCGGGGGTGAGGGCGTGGTTTACATCCTGCTCATGGTGGGCCTTTTCAGTTTCTTCACCTTCGGCATCATGCTCAGCTACATCCGCTCCAGGAAGATGGAGAACTCCCAGGATCCCTACCACCAGTACATTGCGCACGACTGGACCCGGGACAtggctccacccccctccaccacgATCTCCAAGGTGATGGGCAGGTCTGCCTTTGACCATACCCTCTTAAAGAAAGAACCGGTTGTCATCGGCAACCCCACTGCCCTGGCACAGCTCCCAGGGTGa
- the dnajc28 gene encoding dnaJ homolog subfamily C member 28 isoform X1 translates to MALWSYGGAVQRSMLRCVVWAELRMALLPPRGAPAVCQFSHAPQRSLRESYRLLQLPDPPYSQAQVKEAYLRMAKLYHPDSGTPTANSALFSQIQEAYRTVLAHLSRQGAEAQLEAEDEEECEPKGQAPQHRQYLSYEGVGSGTPSQRERVYRQHRVDRAAQQVLEYRQREQERAAARDEGAVSDRQAHKRSRHAKITQAVERLVEDLILESMARGDFQNLSGAGKPLAKFNHNPYADPMTHNLNRILIDNGYQPQWIVVQKEIREAVERLRAGLLQCRAGFGDPMTPAEQDRWEEHCQAAGDHLTRLNKKVDDFNLIVPLLSKQMVHFSLQRELDRALQTDRERRQERERERERERRKREEMTASGRGIFSWVQNLLK, encoded by the exons ATGGCGCTCTGGTCGTACG GGGGGGCTGTGCAGCGCTCCATGCTGCGGTGTGTGGTCTGGGCGGAGCTACGGATGGCCCTGCTGCCCCCCCGAGGCGCCCCCGCTGTCTGTCAGTTCAGCCACGCCCCCCAGAGGAGCCTGAGGGAGAGCTATCGGCTGCTGCAGCTGCCGGACCCGCCCTACAGCCAGGCCCAGGTGAAGGAGGCCTACCTGCGCATGGCCAAGCTGTACCACCCCGACTCCGGCACGCCCACCGCCAACTCCGCCCTCTTCTCCCAGATCCAGGAGGCCTACCGGACAGTGCTGGCCCACCTGTCCCGACAGGGCGCGGAGGCACAGCTGGAGgcggaggatgaggaggagtgTGAGCCGAAGGGCCAGGCACCCCAGCACAGGCAGTACCTGAGCTACGAGGGGGTGGGGTCGGGCACGCCCAGCCAGCGCGAGCGCGTGTACCGGCAGCACCGCGTGGACCGCGCGGCCCAGCAGGTCCTGGAGTACCGCCAGCGGGAGCAGGAGCGGGCGGCGGCGCGGGACGAGGGCGCGGTGTCGGACCGCCAGGCGCACAAGCGCAGCCGCCACGCCAAGATCACGCAGGCCGTGGAGCGCCTGGTGGAGGACCTCATCCTGGAGTCCATGGCCCGCGGAGACTTCCAGAACCTCAGCGGGGCCGGGAAGCCCCTCGCCAAGTTCAACCACAACCCCTACGCCGACCCCATGACCCACAACCTCAACCGCATCCTCATAGACAACGGCTACCAGCCGCAGTGGATCGTGGTCCAGAAGGAGATCCGGGAGGCGGTGGAGAGGCTGAGGGCGGGGCTGCTGCAGTGCCGGGCCGGGTTTGGGGACCCCATGACCCCCGCCGAGCAGGACCGGTGGGAGGAGCACTGCCAGGCCGCCGGTGACCACCTGACCAGGCTCAACAAGAAGGTGGACGACTTCAACCTGATCGTCCCGCTGCTCAGCAAGCAGATGGTTCACTTCAGCCTTCAGCGCGAGCTCGACCGAGCCCTACAGACCGACAGGGAGAGacgacaggagagagagagggagagggagagggagaggcgaaagagagaggagatgacGGCGAGTGGGCGGGGGATCTTTTCCTGGGTCCAAAACCTGCTGAAGTGA
- the LOC135251910 gene encoding calcipressin-1-like isoform X2, translated as MHLKTTKCDHLCLVVSLENQEVFVKPEARAGFEALFRAFDGGASFQFFKSFRRVRVSFSHAMAAAEARAQLHKSVFHGKELRLYFAQSVHIGSPRLEPPKPDKQFLISPPASPPVGWEQAQDAKPVINYDLLCAVSTLAPGEKYELHTGTPTTPSVVVHVCEAEQDSSGGEEEDGPRPRPKIIQTRRPEYSPTVLQ; from the exons atgcacctgaAGACCACAAAGTGTGATCACTTGTGTCTGGTCGTTTCGCTGGAGAACCAGGAAGTGTTCGTCAAACCCGAAGCACGG gccGGGTTCGAGGCCCTGTTTCGTGCCTTCGATGGCGGCGCCTCCTTCCAGTTCTTTAAGAGCTTCCGCCGCGTGCGCGTCAGCTTCTCGCACGCCATGGCCGCCGCGGAGGCACGCGCTCAGCTGCACAAGAGCGTCTTCCACGGCAAGGAGCTGCGGCTCTACTTCGcacag tctGTGCATATCGGGAGCCCCCGTTTGGAGCCCCCCAAGCCTGATAAGCAGTTCCTGATCTCCCCCCCAGCGTCCCCCCCTGTGGGCTGGGAGCAGGCCCAGGACGCCAAGCCCGTCATCAACTACGACCTGCTGTGTGCAGTCTCCACCTTGGCGCCAG gTGAAAAGTACGAGCTACACACAGGTACTCCCACCACCCCCAGCGTGgtggtgcacgtgtgtgaggCGGAGCAGgacagctcaggaggtgaggaagaggatggccccaggccccgccccaaaATCATCCAGACGCGCCGACCAGAGTACAGTCCCACGGTCCTGCAATGA
- the LOC135251909 gene encoding small integral membrane protein 11-like, which yields MINWRALDNVPLLFYILAAKTLLLCLGFAAVKMYQSRREEEQLKKQREMKRRLAQQAQELIDNKKDD from the exons ATGATCAACTGGAGG GCCCTGGATAACGTGCCACTGCTGTTCTACATCCTGGCAGCGAAGACCCTGCTGCTGTGCCTGGGCTTCGCTGCGGTGAAGATGTACCAGAGCAGGCgagaggaggagcagctgaAGAAGCAGCGGGAGATGAAGAGACGCCTGGCGCAGCAAGCGCAGGAGCTCATCGACAACAAGAAGGACGACtga